One genomic segment of Vulpes vulpes isolate BD-2025 chromosome 2, VulVul3, whole genome shotgun sequence includes these proteins:
- the ITGB3 gene encoding integrin beta-3 isoform X1 gives MRARPLWAAVLLLGALAGTGVAVSNICTTRGVRSCQQCLAVSPVCAWCSDEALPLGSPRCNLKENLLKDNCALESIEFPISEVRILEARPLSNKGSGDSSQITQVSPQRIALRLRPDDSKNFSIQVRQVEDYPVDIYYLMDLSYSMKDDLSSIQNLGTKLASQMHKLTSNLRIGFGAFVDKPVSPYMYISPPEALKNPCYDMKTTCLPMFGYKHVLTLTDQVTRFNEEVKKQSVSRNRDAPEGGFDAIMQATVCDEKIGWRNDASHLLVFTTDAKTHIALDGRLAGIVQPNDGQCHVGSDNHYSASTTMDYPSLGLMTEKLSQKNINLIFAVTENVVNLYQNYSELIPGTTVGILSTDSSNVLQLIVDAYGKIRSKVELEVRDLPEELSLSFNATCLNNEVIPGLKSCVGLKIGDTVSFSIEAKVRGCPQEKEKSFTIKPVGFKDSLTVQVTFDCDCACQAQAEPSSHRCNNGNGTFECGVCLCGPGWLGSQCECSEEDYHPSQQDECSPREGQPACSQRGECLCGQCVCHSSDFGKITGKYCECDDFSCVRYKGEMCSGHGQCSCGDCLCDSDWTGYYCNCTTRTDTCMSSNGLLCGGRGKCECGSCVCIQPGSYGDTCEKCPTCPDACTFKKECVECKKFDRGALHDDNTCNRYCRDEIESVKELKDTGKDAVNCTYKNEDDCVVRFQYYEDSSGKSILYVVEEPECPKGPDILVVLLSVMGAILLIGLATLLIWKLLITIHDRKEFAKFEEERARAKWDTANNPLYKEATSTFTNITYRGT, from the exons GCCCTGCCTCTGGGCTCTCCCCGCTGTAACCTGAAGGAAAATCTGCTGAAGGATAACTGTGCCCTGGAATCCATTGAGTTCCCCATCAGTGAGGTCCGCATCCTGGAGGCCAGGCCCCTTAGCAACAAGGGTTCTGGAGACAGTTCCCAGATTACTCAAGTCAGCCCTCAGAGGATTGCGCTGCGGCTCCGGCCAG ATGATTCAAAGAATTTCTCCATCCAAGTTCGGCAAGTAGAGGATTACCCTGTGGACATCTACTACTTGATGGACCTGTCTTATTCCATGAAGGATGATCTGTCGAGCATCCAGAACCTAGGCACCAAGCTGGCCTCCCAGATGCACAAGCTCACCAGTAACTTGCGGATTGGCTTCGGGGCTTTTGTGGACAAGCCTGTGTCTCCATACATGTACATCTCCCCACCAGAGGCCCTCAAAAACCCCTGCTATGA tATGAAGACCACCTGTTTGCCTATGTTTGGCTACAAACATGTGCTGACGCTAACTGACCAGGTGACCCGCTTCAATGAGGAAGTGAAAAAGCAGAGTGTGTCACGGAACCGAGATGCCCCAGAGGGCGGCTTTGATGCTATCATGCAGGCTACAGTCTGTGAT gagAAGATTGGCTGGAGGAATGATGCATCCCACTTGCTGGTATTTACCACTGATGCCAAGACCCATATAGCGCTGGATGGAAGGCTGGCAGGCATTGTCCAACCTAACGATGGGCAGTGTCACGTTGGCAGTGACAACCATTATTCTGCCTCCACTACTATG GATTATCCCTCTCTGGGACTGATGACAGAGAAGCTATCCCAGAAAAACATCAATTTGATCTTTGCAGTAACGGAAAATGTGGTCAATCTCTACCAG AACTACAGTGAGCTCATCCCAGGGACCACAGTGGGGATTCTGTCTACGGATTCCAGCAATGTCCTTCAGCTCATTGTTGATGCTTATGGA AAAATCCGCTCTAAAGTGGAGCTGGAAGTGCGTGACCTCCCCGAGGAGTTGTCTCTATCCTTCAACGCCACCTGTCTCAACAATGAGGTCATCCCGGGCCTCAAGTCTTGTGTCGGCCTCAAGATTGGAGACACG GTGAGCTTTAGCATTGAGGCCAAGGTGCGAGGCTGCCCCCAGGAGAAGGAGAAGTCCTTCACCATCAAGCCCGTGGGCTTCAAAGACAGCCTCACCGTCCAGGTCACCTTTGACTGTGACTGTGCCTGCCAGGCCCAGGCTGAGCCTTCCAGTCACCGCTGCAACAATGGCAATGGGACCTTTGAGTGTGGAGTGTGCCTCTGTGGGCCTGGCTGGCTGGGGTCCCAGTGTGAATGCTCAGAAGAGGACTATCATCCCTCCCAGCAGGACGAGTGCAGCCCCCGGGAGGGCCAGCCCGCCTGCAGCCAGCGGGGCGAGTGCCTGTGTGGCCAATGTGTCTGCCACAGCAGTGACTTTGGCAAGATCACGGGCAAGTACTGCGAGTGTGATGACTTCTCCTGTGTCCGCTACAAGGGGGAGATGTGCTCAG GCCATGGCCAGTGCAGCTGTGGGGACTGCCTGTGTGACTCCGACTGGACCGGCTACTACTGCAACTGTACCACGCGCACTGACACGTGCATGTCCAGCAACGGGCTGCTGTGCGGCGGTCGGGGCAAGTGTGAGTGTGGCAGCTGCGTGTGCATCCAACCTGGCTCCTACGGGGACACCTGCGAGAAGTGCCCCACCTGCCCTGACGCCTGCACCTTTAAGAA GGAGTGTGTGGAGTGTAAGAAATTTGACCGAGGAGCTCTCCATGATGATAATACCTGCAACCGTTACTGTCGTGATGAGATTGAATCTGTGAAGGAGCTTA AGGATACTGGCAAGGATGCAGTGAATTGTACATACAAGAATGAGGATGACTGTGTCGTCAGATTTCAGTACTATGAAGACTCCAGTGGAAAGTCCATTCTCTATGTGGTAGAAGAGCCAG AGTGTCCCAAGGGTCCTGACATCCTGGTGGTCCTGCTTTCAGTGATGGGGGCCATTTTGCTCATTGGCCTTGCTACTCTGCTCATCTGGAAGCTCCTCATCACCATCCATGATCGGAAGGAGTTTGCTAAATTTGAGGAAGAACGAGCCAGAGCAAAATGGGACACA GCCAACAACCCACTGTATAAAGAGGCCACATCCACTTTTACCAACATCACCTACCGGGGCACTTAA
- the ITGB3 gene encoding integrin beta-3 isoform X3, translating into MPRRSPTGHCWAEPQTELVSNICTTRGVRSCQQCLAVSPVCAWCSDEALPLGSPRCNLKENLLKDNCALESIEFPISEVRILEARPLSNKGSGDSSQITQVSPQRIALRLRPDDSKNFSIQVRQVEDYPVDIYYLMDLSYSMKDDLSSIQNLGTKLASQMHKLTSNLRIGFGAFVDKPVSPYMYISPPEALKNPCYDMKTTCLPMFGYKHVLTLTDQVTRFNEEVKKQSVSRNRDAPEGGFDAIMQATVCDEKIGWRNDASHLLVFTTDAKTHIALDGRLAGIVQPNDGQCHVGSDNHYSASTTMDYPSLGLMTEKLSQKNINLIFAVTENVVNLYQNYSELIPGTTVGILSTDSSNVLQLIVDAYGKIRSKVELEVRDLPEELSLSFNATCLNNEVIPGLKSCVGLKIGDTVSFSIEAKVRGCPQEKEKSFTIKPVGFKDSLTVQVTFDCDCACQAQAEPSSHRCNNGNGTFECGVCLCGPGWLGSQCECSEEDYHPSQQDECSPREGQPACSQRGECLCGQCVCHSSDFGKITGKYCECDDFSCVRYKGEMCSGHGQCSCGDCLCDSDWTGYYCNCTTRTDTCMSSNGLLCGGRGKCECGSCVCIQPGSYGDTCEKCPTCPDACTFKKECVECKKFDRGALHDDNTCNRYCRDEIESVKELKDTGKDAVNCTYKNEDDCVVRFQYYEDSSGKSILYVVEEPECPKGPDILVVLLSVMGAILLIGLATLLIWKLLITIHDRKEFAKFEEERARAKWDTANNPLYKEATSTFTNITYRGT; encoded by the exons GCCCTGCCTCTGGGCTCTCCCCGCTGTAACCTGAAGGAAAATCTGCTGAAGGATAACTGTGCCCTGGAATCCATTGAGTTCCCCATCAGTGAGGTCCGCATCCTGGAGGCCAGGCCCCTTAGCAACAAGGGTTCTGGAGACAGTTCCCAGATTACTCAAGTCAGCCCTCAGAGGATTGCGCTGCGGCTCCGGCCAG ATGATTCAAAGAATTTCTCCATCCAAGTTCGGCAAGTAGAGGATTACCCTGTGGACATCTACTACTTGATGGACCTGTCTTATTCCATGAAGGATGATCTGTCGAGCATCCAGAACCTAGGCACCAAGCTGGCCTCCCAGATGCACAAGCTCACCAGTAACTTGCGGATTGGCTTCGGGGCTTTTGTGGACAAGCCTGTGTCTCCATACATGTACATCTCCCCACCAGAGGCCCTCAAAAACCCCTGCTATGA tATGAAGACCACCTGTTTGCCTATGTTTGGCTACAAACATGTGCTGACGCTAACTGACCAGGTGACCCGCTTCAATGAGGAAGTGAAAAAGCAGAGTGTGTCACGGAACCGAGATGCCCCAGAGGGCGGCTTTGATGCTATCATGCAGGCTACAGTCTGTGAT gagAAGATTGGCTGGAGGAATGATGCATCCCACTTGCTGGTATTTACCACTGATGCCAAGACCCATATAGCGCTGGATGGAAGGCTGGCAGGCATTGTCCAACCTAACGATGGGCAGTGTCACGTTGGCAGTGACAACCATTATTCTGCCTCCACTACTATG GATTATCCCTCTCTGGGACTGATGACAGAGAAGCTATCCCAGAAAAACATCAATTTGATCTTTGCAGTAACGGAAAATGTGGTCAATCTCTACCAG AACTACAGTGAGCTCATCCCAGGGACCACAGTGGGGATTCTGTCTACGGATTCCAGCAATGTCCTTCAGCTCATTGTTGATGCTTATGGA AAAATCCGCTCTAAAGTGGAGCTGGAAGTGCGTGACCTCCCCGAGGAGTTGTCTCTATCCTTCAACGCCACCTGTCTCAACAATGAGGTCATCCCGGGCCTCAAGTCTTGTGTCGGCCTCAAGATTGGAGACACG GTGAGCTTTAGCATTGAGGCCAAGGTGCGAGGCTGCCCCCAGGAGAAGGAGAAGTCCTTCACCATCAAGCCCGTGGGCTTCAAAGACAGCCTCACCGTCCAGGTCACCTTTGACTGTGACTGTGCCTGCCAGGCCCAGGCTGAGCCTTCCAGTCACCGCTGCAACAATGGCAATGGGACCTTTGAGTGTGGAGTGTGCCTCTGTGGGCCTGGCTGGCTGGGGTCCCAGTGTGAATGCTCAGAAGAGGACTATCATCCCTCCCAGCAGGACGAGTGCAGCCCCCGGGAGGGCCAGCCCGCCTGCAGCCAGCGGGGCGAGTGCCTGTGTGGCCAATGTGTCTGCCACAGCAGTGACTTTGGCAAGATCACGGGCAAGTACTGCGAGTGTGATGACTTCTCCTGTGTCCGCTACAAGGGGGAGATGTGCTCAG GCCATGGCCAGTGCAGCTGTGGGGACTGCCTGTGTGACTCCGACTGGACCGGCTACTACTGCAACTGTACCACGCGCACTGACACGTGCATGTCCAGCAACGGGCTGCTGTGCGGCGGTCGGGGCAAGTGTGAGTGTGGCAGCTGCGTGTGCATCCAACCTGGCTCCTACGGGGACACCTGCGAGAAGTGCCCCACCTGCCCTGACGCCTGCACCTTTAAGAA GGAGTGTGTGGAGTGTAAGAAATTTGACCGAGGAGCTCTCCATGATGATAATACCTGCAACCGTTACTGTCGTGATGAGATTGAATCTGTGAAGGAGCTTA AGGATACTGGCAAGGATGCAGTGAATTGTACATACAAGAATGAGGATGACTGTGTCGTCAGATTTCAGTACTATGAAGACTCCAGTGGAAAGTCCATTCTCTATGTGGTAGAAGAGCCAG AGTGTCCCAAGGGTCCTGACATCCTGGTGGTCCTGCTTTCAGTGATGGGGGCCATTTTGCTCATTGGCCTTGCTACTCTGCTCATCTGGAAGCTCCTCATCACCATCCATGATCGGAAGGAGTTTGCTAAATTTGAGGAAGAACGAGCCAGAGCAAAATGGGACACA GCCAACAACCCACTGTATAAAGAGGCCACATCCACTTTTACCAACATCACCTACCGGGGCACTTAA
- the ITGB3 gene encoding integrin beta-3 isoform X2 codes for MRARPLWAAVLLLGALAGTGVAVSNICTTRGVRSCQQCLAVSPVCAWCSDEALPLGSPRCNLKENLLKDNCALESIEFPISEVRILEARPLSNKGSGDSSQITQVSPQRIALRLRPDDSKNFSIQVRQVEDYPVDIYYLMDLSYSMKDDLSSIQNLGTKLASQMHKLTSNLRIGFGAFVDKPVSPYMYISPPEALKNPCYDMKTTCLPMFGYKHVLTLTDQVTRFNEEVKKQSVSRNRDAPEGGFDAIMQATVCDEKIGWRNDASHLLVFTTDAKTHIALDGRLAGIVQPNDGQCHVGSDNHYSASTTMDYPSLGLMTEKLSQKNINLIFAVTENVVNLYQNYSELIPGTTVGILSTDSSNVLQLIVDAYGKIRSKVELEVRDLPEELSLSFNATCLNNEVIPGLKSCVGLKIGDTVSFSIEAKVRGCPQEKEKSFTIKPVGFKDSLTVQVTFDCDCACQAQAEPSSHRCNNGNGTFECGVCLCGPGWLGSQCECSEEDYHPSQQDECSPREGQPACSQRGECLCGQCVCHSSDFGKITGKYCECDDFSCVRYKGEMCSGHGQCSCGDCLCDSDWTGYYCNCTTRTDTCMSSNGLLCGGRGKCECGSCVCIQPGSYGDTCEKCPTCPDACTFKKECVECKKFDRGALHDDNTCNRYCRDEIESVKELKDTGKDAVNCTYKNEDDCVVRFQYYEDSSGKSILYVVEEPECPKGPDILVVLLSVMGAILLIGLATLLIWKLLITIHDRKEFAKFEEERARAKWDTANNPLYKEATSTFTNITYRGT; via the exons GCCCTGCCTCTGGGCTCTCCCCGCTGTAACCTGAAGGAAAATCTGCTGAAGGATAACTGTGCCCTGGAATCCATTGAGTTCCCCATCAGTGAGGTCCGCATCCTGGAGGCCAGGCCCCTTAGCAACAAGGGTTCTGGAGACAGTTCCCAGATTACTCAAGTCAGCCCTCAGAGGATTGCGCTGCGGCTCCGGCCAG ATGATTCAAAGAATTTCTCCATCCAAGTTCGGCAAGTAGAGGATTACCCTGTGGACATCTACTACTTGATGGACCTGTCTTATTCCATGAAGGATGATCTGTCGAGCATCCAGAACCTAGGCACCAAGCTGGCCTCCCAGATGCACAAGCTCACCAGTAACTTGCGGATTGGCTTCGGGGCTTTTGTGGACAAGCCTGTGTCTCCATACATGTACATCTCCCCACCAGAGGCCCTCAAAAACCCCTGCTATGA tATGAAGACCACCTGTTTGCCTATGTTTGGCTACAAACATGTGCTGACGCTAACTGACCAGGTGACCCGCTTCAATGAGGAAGTGAAAAAGCAGAGTGTGTCACGGAACCGAGATGCCCCAGAGGGCGGCTTTGATGCTATCATGCAGGCTACAGTCTGTGAT gagAAGATTGGCTGGAGGAATGATGCATCCCACTTGCTGGTATTTACCACTGATGCCAAGACCCATATAGCGCTGGATGGAAGGCTGGCAGGCATTGTCCAACCTAACGATGGGCAGTGTCACGTTGGCAGTGACAACCATTATTCTGCCTCCACTACTATG GATTATCCCTCTCTGGGACTGATGACAGAGAAGCTATCCCAGAAAAACATCAATTTGATCTTTGCAGTAACGGAAAATGTGGTCAATCTCTACCAG AACTACAGTGAGCTCATCCCAGGGACCACAGTGGGGATTCTGTCTACGGATTCCAGCAATGTCCTTCAGCTCATTGTTGATGCTTATGGA AAAATCCGCTCTAAAGTGGAGCTGGAAGTGCGTGACCTCCCCGAGGAGTTGTCTCTATCCTTCAACGCCACCTGTCTCAACAATGAGGTCATCCCGGGCCTCAAGTCTTGTGTCGGCCTCAAGATTGGAGACACGGTGAG CTTTAGCATTGAGGCCAAGGTGCGAGGCTGCCCCCAGGAGAAGGAGAAGTCCTTCACCATCAAGCCCGTGGGCTTCAAAGACAGCCTCACCGTCCAGGTCACCTTTGACTGTGACTGTGCCTGCCAGGCCCAGGCTGAGCCTTCCAGTCACCGCTGCAACAATGGCAATGGGACCTTTGAGTGTGGAGTGTGCCTCTGTGGGCCTGGCTGGCTGGGGTCCCAGTGTGAATGCTCAGAAGAGGACTATCATCCCTCCCAGCAGGACGAGTGCAGCCCCCGGGAGGGCCAGCCCGCCTGCAGCCAGCGGGGCGAGTGCCTGTGTGGCCAATGTGTCTGCCACAGCAGTGACTTTGGCAAGATCACGGGCAAGTACTGCGAGTGTGATGACTTCTCCTGTGTCCGCTACAAGGGGGAGATGTGCTCAG GCCATGGCCAGTGCAGCTGTGGGGACTGCCTGTGTGACTCCGACTGGACCGGCTACTACTGCAACTGTACCACGCGCACTGACACGTGCATGTCCAGCAACGGGCTGCTGTGCGGCGGTCGGGGCAAGTGTGAGTGTGGCAGCTGCGTGTGCATCCAACCTGGCTCCTACGGGGACACCTGCGAGAAGTGCCCCACCTGCCCTGACGCCTGCACCTTTAAGAA GGAGTGTGTGGAGTGTAAGAAATTTGACCGAGGAGCTCTCCATGATGATAATACCTGCAACCGTTACTGTCGTGATGAGATTGAATCTGTGAAGGAGCTTA AGGATACTGGCAAGGATGCAGTGAATTGTACATACAAGAATGAGGATGACTGTGTCGTCAGATTTCAGTACTATGAAGACTCCAGTGGAAAGTCCATTCTCTATGTGGTAGAAGAGCCAG AGTGTCCCAAGGGTCCTGACATCCTGGTGGTCCTGCTTTCAGTGATGGGGGCCATTTTGCTCATTGGCCTTGCTACTCTGCTCATCTGGAAGCTCCTCATCACCATCCATGATCGGAAGGAGTTTGCTAAATTTGAGGAAGAACGAGCCAGAGCAAAATGGGACACA GCCAACAACCCACTGTATAAAGAGGCCACATCCACTTTTACCAACATCACCTACCGGGGCACTTAA